The Candidatus Atribacteria bacterium ADurb.Bin276 DNA segment ATTAATTGTGGTTTAGTGGCACTCGAGTGTGATACCAGTCGCATTCAGAGTGGTGATGAACTGGAAATTAACTTAACAACAGGAAAAATTAATGACTTGACTCAAAACTTTACCATTGAGGCGGCTCCACTTCCTGAAGTAATGATTCAAATCCTAAATGAAGGTGGCTTGGTTTCTTATTTTAAAAAACATGGATCATTTCCTGAACCAGGTAAAAGCCAATCTTAAAGGAGAATATTATGTGGGAAAACTTAAAAAAGAGCGATCCCGAAATATTCCATTGGGTAAAAGAAGAACTTAATCGTCAAAGAAATACCTTGGAAATGATCGCTTCAGAAAATTTTACCAGTTTAGCCGTTCTTGATGCCCAGGGTTCGGTGCTCACTAATAAATACGCTGAAGGATATCCGGCTAAACGCTATTACGGCGGTTGCATTTTTGTCGATGAAGTGGAAAATATCGCTCGCCAAAGAGCTTTGGATATTTTCGGAGCTGATCATGTCAACGTTCAACCTCACTCGGGTTCTCAAGCGAATATGGCTGTTTATATGGCCATTCTCAAACCCGGGGATACTGTACTTGGAATGAATCTTGCTCATGGAGGACATCTCACCCATGGAAGTTGGGTGAATTTTTCTGGGATCCTGTATCGATTCATTTCCTATGGGGTTCATCCTGATACCGAAAATATTAATTATGACGAACTAGAAAAATTGGCTGTTGAGTATAAGCCTAAATTGATAGTAGCTGGAGCCAGTGCTTATCCTCGCTTTATCGATTTTGAAAGGTTAGGGAAAATCAGCGGACAAATAGGTGCATATCTGATGGTGGATATGGCTCACATAGCAGGTCTGGTGGCAGCCAGTGTTCATCCCAGTCCTATTCCCTACGCTGATTTTGTAACCACAACGACCCATAAAACCCTTCGTGGACCTCGTGGAGGAATGATTTTTTGCCGAAAAGATTTTGCTGGAACTATTGATAAAGCTGTTTTTCCTGGAACTCAAGGAGGTCCTCTCTTGCACGTCATTGCCGGTAAAGCCGTAGCCCTTAAAGAAGCACAAAGTGAGGATTTTAAAGTCTATCAAAGACAAACGGTTAAAAATGCAGCAGCTCTCGCTGTCTCTTTAAAAGAAAAAGGTTTTCGCTTGGTTTCCGATGGAACTGACAATCATCTCATTCTCATTGATGTTCGAAACCAAGGTATTACAGGGAAGGAAGCCGAAAAATATCTGGACCAAGTAGGTATAACAGTAAATAAAAATGCGATTCCCTTTGATCCTGAA contains these protein-coding regions:
- the glyA gene encoding Serine hydroxymethyltransferase; protein product: MWENLKKSDPEIFHWVKEELNRQRNTLEMIASENFTSLAVLDAQGSVLTNKYAEGYPAKRYYGGCIFVDEVENIARQRALDIFGADHVNVQPHSGSQANMAVYMAILKPGDTVLGMNLAHGGHLTHGSWVNFSGILYRFISYGVHPDTENINYDELEKLAVEYKPKLIVAGASAYPRFIDFERLGKISGQIGAYLMVDMAHIAGLVAASVHPSPIPYADFVTTTTHKTLRGPRGGMIFCRKDFAGTIDKAVFPGTQGGPLLHVIAGKAVALKEAQSEDFKVYQRQTVKNAAALAVSLKEKGFRLVSDGTDNHLILIDVRNQGITGKEAEKYLDQVGITVNKNAIPFDPEKPNTTSGIRIGTPSCTTRGMKEKEMSVIAKLICRTFESKNDILALEKITHDVNQLCQQFPLYPDLIIPE